One Gloeothece verrucosa PCC 7822 DNA window includes the following coding sequences:
- a CDS encoding peptidylprolyl isomerase: MTVVLQIGEQKITESDLYSLLAQYRLLPQLIKEIIIDQAIAPIECTPEEIQMARNFFYQQNQLTNEAQVQAWLQQQRMTQEQLEHLSVRDLKLEKFKQATWTNKIEPYFLKIKGKLDRVIYSLIRTKDAGIAQELYFRIQNEENTFEELAKQYSQGPEAQTAGLIGPVELNVPHPTIGQILMGSQPGQLWPPTQVGEWIIIVRLEKRISAQLDQQTQQRILNELFQEWLINQMQQIVSLDPSSQTT, from the coding sequence ATGACCGTTGTTTTACAAATTGGTGAGCAAAAAATCACAGAATCTGACTTATATAGCTTACTAGCCCAGTATCGGCTCCTGCCTCAGTTAATCAAAGAAATTATCATTGATCAGGCGATCGCTCCTATCGAATGTACTCCAGAAGAAATTCAGATGGCGCGGAATTTTTTCTATCAACAAAACCAACTAACCAACGAAGCGCAAGTTCAAGCCTGGTTACAACAACAGCGAATGACCCAAGAACAACTCGAGCATTTATCAGTACGAGACCTAAAGCTAGAAAAATTTAAACAAGCCACTTGGACCAATAAAATCGAACCGTACTTTCTGAAAATCAAAGGGAAACTAGACCGAGTCATTTATTCTTTAATCCGCACCAAAGATGCTGGAATTGCTCAAGAACTGTACTTTCGGATTCAAAACGAAGAAAATACCTTTGAAGAATTAGCGAAACAATATTCTCAAGGTCCAGAAGCCCAAACGGCAGGATTAATTGGTCCCGTAGAACTGAACGTTCCTCATCCAACTATTGGTCAAATTCTCATGGGGAGTCAACCCGGGCAATTATGGCCGCCAACACAAGTGGGAGAATGGATCATTATTGTCCGACTAGAAAAACGTATTTCTGCTCAATTAGACCAACAAACTCAGCAAAGAATTCTCAATGAACTATTTCAAGAATGGTTAATAAACCAAATGCAACAAATTGTCTCTTTAGATCCGTCTTCTCAAACAACCTAA
- the ureC gene encoding urease subunit alpha: MSYYIDRQKYAAMFGPTVGDKVRLADTELVIEVEQDYTTYGEEVKFGGGKVIRDGMGQSPIVNGDGPDTAVDTVITNALILDWWGIVKADIGIKGGKIFKIGKAGNPYTQSNVNIIIGPGTEIIAGEGRIVTAGAIDTHIHFICPQQIETALASGITTMIGGGTGPAAGTNATTCTPGPWHIHRMLQAADAFPINLGFLGKGNTSKPEALRQQIAAGALGLKLHEDWGSTPAAIDTCLSVAEEYDVQVAIHTDTLNEGGFVEDTIAAFKERVIHTFHTEGAGGGHAPDILKVCEYPYVLPASTNPTRPFTINTLAEHKDMLMVCHHLDPKIPEDVQFADSRIRPQTIAAEDILHDLGVISIMSSDSQAMGRIGEVIIRTWQTAHKMKVQKGTLNNPSNPQHSDNFRAKRYIAKYTINPALAHGISTYVGSIEEGKLADLCLWKPAFFGVKPEMVIKGGAIVWAQMGDPNASIPSPGPVYMRPMFGSFGGVIGETSITFVSKKALEEGVPEKLGLTSRVAAVFDTRTVRKTDLKLNNATPKMEVDPETYEVRADGELLTCEPLAHLPMTQRYFLF; the protein is encoded by the coding sequence ATGAGTTACTATATAGATCGACAAAAATACGCGGCTATGTTTGGCCCAACTGTAGGGGATAAAGTCCGTCTTGCAGATACCGAATTAGTGATCGAAGTAGAACAAGATTACACCACCTACGGCGAAGAGGTTAAATTTGGCGGCGGCAAAGTTATCCGTGATGGGATGGGACAATCTCCTATCGTTAATGGTGACGGTCCAGATACCGCCGTCGATACAGTGATTACAAATGCCTTAATTCTCGACTGGTGGGGTATTGTTAAAGCTGATATCGGTATTAAAGGCGGCAAAATTTTCAAAATTGGTAAAGCGGGTAATCCCTATACACAAAGTAACGTCAATATTATTATTGGTCCAGGCACAGAAATCATTGCCGGAGAGGGGCGCATTGTCACCGCCGGAGCCATTGACACTCATATTCATTTTATCTGTCCTCAACAGATCGAAACCGCCCTTGCTTCTGGAATTACTACCATGATAGGGGGGGGTACAGGTCCGGCTGCGGGAACGAATGCCACCACTTGCACCCCTGGACCTTGGCACATTCATCGTATGTTACAAGCGGCAGATGCTTTTCCCATTAATTTAGGTTTTTTGGGGAAAGGAAATACCAGTAAACCCGAAGCGCTAAGACAACAAATTGCTGCCGGGGCACTCGGTTTAAAGCTTCATGAAGACTGGGGATCAACGCCGGCTGCTATTGATACCTGTTTGAGTGTGGCAGAAGAATATGATGTACAGGTTGCCATTCACACCGATACCCTCAATGAGGGGGGTTTTGTGGAGGATACCATTGCGGCTTTTAAAGAAAGAGTAATTCATACGTTCCACACTGAGGGAGCAGGGGGAGGTCATGCGCCGGATATTCTTAAAGTGTGCGAATATCCCTATGTGTTACCGGCTTCTACTAACCCGACTCGTCCTTTTACCATTAATACTTTAGCCGAACATAAGGATATGTTGATGGTGTGTCATCACCTCGATCCTAAGATTCCTGAAGATGTTCAATTTGCTGATTCGAGAATTCGTCCCCAAACCATAGCGGCTGAAGATATTTTGCATGATTTGGGTGTGATTAGTATTATGTCTTCTGATTCTCAGGCGATGGGAAGAATTGGAGAAGTGATTATTCGTACTTGGCAAACTGCCCATAAAATGAAAGTCCAAAAAGGAACGCTTAATAATCCTTCTAATCCCCAACATAGTGATAATTTCAGAGCCAAGCGCTACATTGCTAAATATACTATTAATCCTGCATTAGCTCATGGAATTTCGACTTATGTCGGTTCTATTGAAGAGGGAAAATTAGCAGATTTATGTCTCTGGAAACCGGCTTTTTTTGGGGTAAAACCGGAAATGGTAATTAAAGGAGGGGCAATTGTTTGGGCCCAAATGGGTGATCCGAATGCCAGTATTCCGAGTCCGGGTCCGGTTTATATGCGTCCCATGTTTGGCAGTTTTGGCGGCGTTATTGGGGAGACTTCGATAACTTTTGTCTCTAAAAAAGCGTTAGAGGAAGGTGTCCCAGAAAAGCTAGGTTTAACCTCTCGGGTAGCGGCGGTTTTTGATACTCGTACCGTGAGAAAAACCGATTTAAAACTTAATAATGCTACCCCAAAAATGGAAGTTGATCCCGAGACTTATGAAGTAAGGGCCGATGGTGAATTGTTAACTTGTGAGCCTCTGGCTCATTTACCCATGACTCAGCGTTATTTCTTATTTTAA
- a CDS encoding peptidase domain-containing ABC transporter, whose translation MSYTTIDFQQFLTQVPPFDQLPEKVVNQLTEKFQPWRYRMGQVILRKDKIPSHLVILYEGQARLLGYDPRTQMPTTLELLKPGAVFGYINFLRATSCETVIASTEVVCLALKKQDFLELLEKYPEFKSTFEEKPTLIEVFDLIGLYFNQQAQGQGNLKKIAQNLIEGTTVTYLPPGRITLNNQPSLSDPEKVWLVSGGENLINYSIGTHLQLTNSLDIIEVSNRSPVRLIGLPARELQLSMEQAQQESQIHQGAIIPVEAVDPVVEIATSESENALISQEAMETEPVDEEIPYAQAALVEMGIPENISETKGRKNYPYIRGKTPLDAGIACFQMICQYFGMPFRKDIIRRVVSDQIQRMGALSLPLCGAITELMGLNSQLITINAESFVQIKAPALVRWQDSLAIIYEISAKRIVLAVPEIGILRRKTPDFLDTWGSQGEVLLLQKSKTTPEQRFGLSWFLPSLVQYRRVLIEVFVASFFVQLFALANPLMIQVIIDKVIAQNSPDTLHVLGIFLLLMALFEALLGAMRTNLFVDTTNRIDMALGSEIIDHLLRLPLRYFERRPVGEISTRVNELENIRQFLTGTALTVVLDALFSVVYIVVMLIYSVVLTAWALAVVPLLVILTAVFSPIIRKQLRNKAERNAETQSYLVEVMSGIQTVKAQNIELRSRWQWQERYARYVSAGFNTVITSTFASSVSNFFNKLSGLLVLWVGAYLVLNGELTLGQLIAFRIIAGYVTSPILRLTQLWQNFQETALSLERLADIVDTPQEAEQDRDNIPMPLIKGNVKYENICFRFQRHSPLQLYNVSLDFPAGTFVAVVGQSGAGKSTLTKLISRLYEPESGRILIDGYDINKVELYSLRRQVGVVPQETLLFDGTVQDNIALTNPDASIEEIIEAAQVAAAHEFIMNLPNGYNTRVGERGASLSGGQRQRIAIARSVLQRPQILVLDEATSALDYATEQQVCVNLSVAFKDRTVFFITHRLASIRGADVIVMMDAGTVVEQGTHQELMALKGRYFYLYQQQEANL comes from the coding sequence ATGAGCTACACAACCATTGACTTTCAACAATTTTTGACTCAAGTTCCCCCTTTTGATCAACTGCCAGAAAAGGTGGTGAACCAACTGACGGAAAAATTTCAGCCTTGGCGTTACCGCATGGGCCAAGTCATTCTAAGAAAGGATAAAATTCCTTCACATTTGGTTATTCTTTACGAAGGACAAGCCCGTCTATTGGGCTACGATCCCCGCACTCAAATGCCAACGACCCTGGAATTACTCAAACCCGGGGCGGTATTTGGCTACATCAATTTTCTCCGGGCAACCTCTTGTGAAACCGTAATTGCTTCTACAGAAGTGGTTTGTTTAGCCCTTAAAAAACAAGATTTCTTAGAACTGCTAGAAAAATATCCTGAGTTTAAGTCCACCTTTGAAGAAAAACCTACTTTAATAGAAGTTTTTGATCTGATTGGCTTATACTTTAACCAACAAGCTCAGGGACAAGGAAACCTGAAAAAAATTGCTCAAAATCTGATTGAAGGAACAACGGTTACTTATCTTCCTCCGGGGAGAATTACGCTAAATAATCAGCCGAGTTTGTCAGATCCTGAAAAAGTTTGGTTAGTCAGTGGCGGAGAAAACCTGATTAATTATTCCATTGGAACTCATCTTCAATTAACCAACTCACTCGACATCATCGAAGTGAGTAACCGTAGTCCAGTTCGCCTCATTGGATTGCCGGCTCGGGAATTACAATTATCAATGGAACAGGCACAGCAAGAGTCTCAAATTCATCAAGGGGCGATCATTCCGGTTGAGGCAGTCGATCCCGTTGTTGAGATTGCCACTTCCGAATCAGAAAATGCCCTGATTTCACAAGAGGCCATGGAAACTGAGCCTGTGGATGAAGAGATTCCCTATGCTCAAGCCGCTTTGGTTGAGATGGGAATTCCCGAAAATATTAGTGAGACAAAAGGTAGAAAAAATTATCCTTATATCCGAGGAAAAACGCCTCTAGATGCCGGCATCGCTTGCTTTCAAATGATTTGTCAGTATTTTGGTATGCCCTTCCGTAAAGATATTATCCGCCGGGTGGTGTCAGATCAAATACAGCGTATGGGGGCTTTATCTCTGCCTCTGTGCGGCGCGATCACAGAATTAATGGGGCTTAATAGTCAATTAATTACCATTAACGCCGAATCTTTTGTTCAAATTAAAGCTCCTGCCTTAGTACGTTGGCAGGATAGTCTGGCCATTATTTACGAAATTAGCGCGAAGCGAATTGTGTTGGCGGTGCCAGAAATTGGCATCTTGCGCCGAAAAACCCCAGATTTTTTAGATACTTGGGGATCACAGGGAGAAGTTTTACTGCTCCAGAAAAGTAAAACCACGCCTGAACAACGATTTGGCCTCAGTTGGTTTCTGCCTTCTTTGGTGCAATATCGTCGAGTCCTCATCGAGGTGTTCGTCGCCTCGTTCTTTGTTCAACTGTTTGCTTTAGCTAACCCCCTGATGATTCAGGTGATTATCGATAAGGTAATTGCCCAAAATAGCCCTGACACCCTACACGTGCTAGGCATTTTCTTGCTCCTGATGGCTCTGTTTGAAGCTTTACTCGGGGCAATGCGAACGAATCTATTTGTCGATACCACTAACCGCATCGACATGGCTTTAGGCTCAGAAATTATCGATCATTTGCTACGCCTGCCATTAAGATATTTTGAACGCCGCCCAGTTGGGGAAATTTCGACCCGGGTTAATGAATTAGAAAATATTCGTCAATTTCTCACAGGAACCGCCTTAACGGTTGTATTAGACGCGCTTTTCTCGGTCGTTTATATCGTGGTCATGCTCATCTATAGCGTGGTGTTAACCGCCTGGGCCTTAGCCGTCGTCCCGCTTTTGGTGATTCTCACAGCCGTTTTTTCTCCTATTATTCGCAAACAGTTACGTAATAAAGCCGAACGAAACGCAGAAACCCAGTCCTATCTGGTGGAAGTTATGTCAGGCATTCAAACGGTTAAAGCGCAGAATATTGAATTGCGCTCCCGTTGGCAGTGGCAAGAACGATATGCTCGTTATGTTTCGGCTGGATTTAATACAGTTATTACTTCTACTTTTGCCAGTTCAGTGAGTAATTTCTTTAACAAGCTTTCTGGGCTTTTGGTGCTTTGGGTAGGAGCTTATTTAGTTCTCAATGGAGAGTTAACTTTAGGACAATTGATCGCTTTCCGGATTATTGCGGGTTATGTTACTTCTCCGATCTTACGCCTGACTCAACTGTGGCAAAATTTCCAAGAAACCGCTCTATCTTTAGAACGCTTAGCCGATATTGTCGATACCCCACAAGAAGCCGAACAAGACCGCGATAATATTCCCATGCCTTTGATTAAAGGGAATGTTAAATATGAAAATATCTGTTTCCGCTTTCAACGTCACAGCCCTCTACAACTGTATAATGTAAGTCTAGATTTTCCTGCCGGAACTTTTGTCGCAGTGGTCGGGCAAAGTGGTGCCGGAAAAAGTACCCTAACCAAACTAATTTCTCGTCTGTATGAACCTGAATCAGGACGAATTCTGATTGATGGCTATGATATTAATAAAGTAGAACTCTATTCTTTACGTCGTCAGGTGGGTGTAGTTCCTCAAGAAACTCTGCTGTTTGACGGAACTGTACAGGATAATATTGCTCTGACTAATCCAGATGCCAGCATAGAAGAAATTATTGAAGCCGCTCAAGTAGCCGCCGCCCATGAGTTTATTATGAACTTGCCCAATGGGTACAATACAAGAGTAGGAGAAAGAGGAGCCTCGCTTTCAGGCGGACAACGCCAAAGAATTGCCATTGCTCGCTCAGTTCTGCAAAGACCGCAAATTCTGGTACTCGACGAAGCCACCAGTGCTTTAGACTACGCCACTGAACAGCAAGTTTGTGTGAATCTTTCTGTCGCCTTTAAAGACCGCACAGTCTTCTTTATTACTCACCGTCTGGCCTCTATTAGAGGTGCTGATGTGATCGTGATGATGGACGCGGGGACAGTCGTAGAACAGGGAACCCATCAAGAATTGATGGCCCTTAAAGGACGCTATTTCTACTTATATCAGCAACAAGAAGCTAATCTATAA
- a CDS encoding HlyD family efflux transporter periplasmic adaptor subunit, whose product MSQLNGHNNNGHHSNGHLTNGNGKKSGVITATPESKQSPAPTNSSSGSTNNFPLFVAPEQGVVLRQSPTWSRGVIWTILTVTVASIAWAAIAPIEQVVQATGQLKPQGKVKEIQAPVNNGVVKDVLIKDGDRVEKGEVLVIFDTDASKAEFQSYKKIRQAIVQENEFYEKLMSEDVDPSQLEAAMNQLKLPKEVTTLARNRIALMTENQLFRYQLGETVANMKLNSEQLARLDAARKELGSRALAAKLEMAQLGKQLTQTQVQLADAKSQLINDRRVLEEIKTRNQDYLVQAKSSLDIEQKIYNQIAPLADEGALASYQINKQQQSVNDRIADITEKQGNGQIEYKKQLQQIETRLADIGRYQEEEKRLQAAIEQAREKYNNTQDITEKEVRDKMAENQKQIAAIDSQLTKNLVDNRNKISEYDSQISRAAQTLKYQVIKAPISGTVFDLQASPGYVPQAVSKPEPLLKIVPDDYFVAEVDVINKDIGFVRKGMKADIRIDSFPFSEYGDIKGKVSSVGSDALPPDEIHKYYRFPTEIKLDKQYLQIEDKKIRLQSGMSISANIKIRENRTVLSLFTEQFTRSVESLKQVN is encoded by the coding sequence ATGAGTCAACTGAATGGACATAATAATAATGGTCATCACTCCAATGGTCATTTGACTAATGGAAACGGGAAAAAGTCAGGGGTGATCACAGCTACACCTGAGTCAAAACAATCGCCGGCCCCAACCAATTCTTCATCCGGCTCGACGAATAATTTTCCCCTTTTTGTGGCTCCCGAGCAAGGGGTCGTCTTACGTCAATCTCCCACTTGGTCTAGAGGCGTAATTTGGACGATCTTGACCGTAACAGTAGCCAGTATTGCCTGGGCGGCTATCGCTCCGATAGAACAGGTCGTTCAGGCGACAGGACAGCTAAAACCCCAAGGCAAGGTTAAAGAAATTCAAGCACCTGTTAATAATGGGGTAGTCAAAGATGTATTAATTAAAGATGGAGACCGAGTAGAAAAAGGAGAAGTGTTAGTTATTTTTGATACTGATGCTTCTAAGGCCGAATTCCAATCCTATAAAAAGATTCGTCAAGCTATTGTGCAAGAAAATGAGTTTTACGAAAAGTTGATGAGTGAAGATGTAGATCCCTCTCAACTAGAGGCAGCCATGAATCAGCTTAAACTGCCAAAAGAAGTGACCACTTTAGCCAGAAATCGTATCGCCTTAATGACGGAAAATCAACTGTTTCGCTATCAATTGGGGGAAACGGTGGCTAATATGAAACTTAATAGCGAACAACTCGCTCGCCTCGATGCGGCTAGGAAAGAATTAGGCTCTCGGGCCTTAGCCGCTAAACTCGAGATGGCTCAATTGGGCAAACAACTCACTCAAACACAAGTTCAGTTAGCTGATGCTAAAAGTCAGTTAATTAATGACCGCCGAGTTTTAGAAGAGATTAAAACCCGTAATCAGGATTACTTAGTTCAAGCGAAATCAAGCTTAGACATTGAACAGAAAATTTATAATCAGATTGCTCCGTTAGCCGACGAAGGAGCTTTAGCCAGTTATCAAATTAATAAACAGCAACAGTCAGTCAATGACCGTATCGCTGATATTACTGAAAAACAAGGTAATGGACAGATTGAGTATAAAAAACAACTGCAACAAATCGAAACTCGTCTAGCCGATATTGGGCGTTATCAAGAAGAAGAAAAACGACTACAAGCCGCTATTGAGCAAGCCCGCGAAAAATACAATAACACCCAAGATATAACCGAAAAAGAAGTGCGGGATAAAATGGCTGAAAATCAAAAACAAATTGCCGCCATTGATAGTCAGTTAACCAAAAATTTAGTAGATAATAGAAACAAAATTTCTGAATATGATAGCCAAATTAGTCGAGCGGCACAGACGTTAAAATATCAAGTCATCAAAGCCCCTATATCAGGGACAGTCTTTGATTTACAAGCCTCACCGGGTTATGTTCCTCAAGCAGTTAGTAAACCAGAGCCTTTGTTAAAGATTGTTCCCGATGATTATTTTGTGGCTGAAGTGGATGTGATTAATAAAGATATTGGGTTTGTTCGTAAAGGAATGAAAGCCGATATTAGAATTGATTCATTCCCCTTTAGTGAATATGGGGATATCAAAGGAAAAGTGTCATCTGTAGGATCTGATGCTTTGCCACCGGATGAAATCCATAAATACTATCGATTTCCTACCGAAATTAAACTGGATAAACAATATCTACAGATTGAGGATAAAAAAATTCGGCTACAATCAGGGATGTCTATTAGTGCTAATATTAAAATCCGTGAAAATCGGACGGTGTTGAGTCTGTTTACAGAGCAATTTACTAGGAGCGTAGAGTCTCTCAAACAAGTGAACTAA
- a CDS encoding cofactor assembly of complex C subunit B — translation MDTSTLSSTFVLTLLMMIGLFFFIRASVKDRTEQVTLNFQMPEDDLLTRLQTYFEKRAYQVAASEPQNKQVTLEGFVRPSRFLAIFLSFLAALGLLSLSLVLSLLYPPLTGLFLCLTFLAPLAGIFYWKRAARVEKISLKLEPTPGPGQSRITITAHRDELIQLQQTAVTLLK, via the coding sequence GTGGATACATCAACCCTTTCTTCAACCTTCGTCTTAACCCTATTGATGATGATAGGTTTATTCTTCTTCATTCGAGCATCCGTTAAGGACCGTACCGAACAAGTGACATTAAATTTTCAGATGCCTGAAGATGACCTTCTCACTCGCTTACAAACTTATTTTGAAAAACGAGCTTATCAAGTCGCCGCTAGTGAACCTCAAAATAAACAAGTTACTTTAGAAGGTTTTGTCCGTCCTAGCCGCTTTTTAGCCATTTTTCTTTCCTTTCTAGCCGCTCTCGGGTTACTGAGTTTATCCCTCGTCTTGTCTTTACTCTATCCTCCCTTAACAGGCTTATTTCTTTGTTTAACCTTCTTAGCCCCTCTAGCAGGGATTTTTTATTGGAAGCGAGCCGCACGAGTTGAGAAAATCTCTTTAAAATTAGAACCTACCCCAGGGCCCGGACAAAGCCGTATTACCATTACTGCTCATCGAGACGAACTGATTCAACTACAACAAACTGCCGTCACCTTGCTAAAATGA